Proteins from a single region of Paenibacillus sp. BIHB 4019:
- a CDS encoding bifunctional (p)ppGpp synthetase/guanosine-3',5'-bis(diphosphate) 3'-pyrophosphohydrolase gives MGIEQLIEKASAYMKEQDLLRIREAYHFADQAHHGQVRKSGEPYILHPIAVADILVDMQMDVLSIITALLHDVVEDTTVDLETVRAKFGETCAMLVDGLTKLEKIRFRSKEEQQNENYRKMFVAMAQDIRVILIKLADRLHNMRTLKFQSEEAQRRIAYETLEIFCPIAHRLGISAIKWEMEDIALRYLNPQQYYRIANLMKKKRAEREQFIADVIDRIEEKLGEMGIEGDISGRPKHLYSIYKKMTDRNKQFNEIYDLMAIRIIVENIKDCYATLGIIHTLWKPMPGRFKDYIAMPKANMYQSLHTTVVGPNGEPTEVQIRTWDMHRTSEYGIAAHWAYKEGTVVPNRNFEDKMSWFREILELQNDARDASEFMESLKMDFFSDLVFVFTPSGEVIELPAGSVPLDFAYRIHTEVGNRTIGAKVNGRIVPLDHKLKTGDIIEILTSKHSYGPSQDWVKIAQSSHARSKIRQWFKKEQREENVAKGREAVERELKRLGLEPSAWLTEDKLQEVASKFSFNDVEDMLSGVNFGGVTAAQICTRLTEKLRKEAEKNNLIEIGTDKDVKSSGSRKNRQNHGVTVRGIDNLLVRFARCCNPVPGDAIIGYITRGRGVSVHRMDCQNIPFGMDGEEADRVIEVEWEESVEANYSVDIEITGHDRNGLLNEVLQVVSGSKTNISAVTGRSVKNKMVMIHMTVLIKNVEHLSSVVEKIKRVQDIYSVQRIMNN, from the coding sequence ATGGGCATAGAGCAGTTAATTGAAAAGGCATCGGCCTATATGAAGGAACAGGACTTATTACGCATAAGGGAAGCCTATCATTTTGCAGATCAGGCTCATCATGGACAAGTGCGGAAATCTGGCGAACCTTACATTTTACATCCGATTGCTGTAGCAGATATATTGGTGGATATGCAGATGGATGTGCTGTCCATTATTACAGCTTTGCTGCATGATGTGGTTGAAGATACGACAGTCGATTTGGAGACGGTACGGGCGAAATTCGGCGAAACCTGCGCAATGCTGGTTGATGGACTGACGAAGCTGGAGAAAATCCGTTTTCGTTCCAAGGAAGAACAGCAAAACGAAAATTATCGAAAAATGTTTGTGGCGATGGCGCAGGATATTCGCGTTATTTTGATTAAGCTCGCCGATCGCCTGCATAATATGCGGACGCTGAAATTCCAGTCGGAGGAGGCGCAGCGGCGCATCGCGTATGAGACGCTGGAAATTTTTTGCCCCATTGCGCATCGGCTCGGTATTTCCGCGATTAAGTGGGAGATGGAGGATATTGCGCTTCGGTATTTGAATCCGCAGCAATATTATCGCATCGCCAACTTGATGAAGAAAAAAAGGGCGGAGCGCGAGCAGTTTATTGCCGATGTCATTGACCGCATTGAAGAGAAGCTTGGCGAGATGGGCATTGAAGGCGATATTTCCGGGCGCCCGAAGCATTTGTACAGCATTTACAAAAAGATGACCGACCGCAACAAGCAGTTTAATGAAATTTATGATTTGATGGCGATTCGGATTATCGTTGAGAACATTAAGGATTGTTATGCGACGCTCGGCATTATCCACACGCTGTGGAAGCCGATGCCGGGACGGTTCAAGGATTATATCGCGATGCCGAAGGCGAATATGTACCAGTCGCTGCATACGACGGTTGTAGGGCCCAATGGCGAGCCGACCGAAGTGCAAATTCGGACATGGGATATGCATCGTACATCAGAATACGGGATTGCGGCGCATTGGGCGTACAAGGAAGGCACGGTCGTTCCAAACCGCAATTTTGAAGATAAAATGTCTTGGTTCCGCGAAATATTGGAGCTGCAAAATGACGCACGCGATGCATCCGAGTTTATGGAATCGCTCAAAATGGATTTCTTCTCGGATCTCGTCTTTGTATTTACGCCGAGCGGTGAAGTTATTGAGCTGCCAGCCGGCTCTGTGCCGCTGGATTTTGCTTACCGCATTCACACGGAGGTTGGCAATCGCACGATTGGCGCCAAGGTGAACGGCCGTATTGTGCCGCTTGACCATAAGCTCAAAACCGGTGATATTATTGAAATTCTCACCTCTAAGCATTCATATGGACCGAGCCAGGATTGGGTGAAAATTGCACAATCCTCGCATGCCCGCAGCAAAATCAGGCAGTGGTTCAAAAAGGAGCAGCGCGAGGAGAATGTGGCGAAGGGCCGCGAGGCCGTTGAGCGCGAGCTAAAGCGTCTTGGTCTGGAGCCTTCGGCTTGGCTGACCGAGGACAAGCTGCAGGAGGTTGCGTCGAAGTTCTCCTTTAACGACGTGGAGGACATGCTGTCCGGCGTTAACTTTGGCGGCGTGACCGCTGCGCAGATTTGTACCCGTCTAACGGAGAAGCTGCGCAAGGAAGCCGAGAAAAACAATCTGATTGAAATCGGTACAGATAAAGATGTGAAATCAAGCGGCAGCCGCAAAAATCGCCAAAACCATGGCGTTACCGTGCGAGGCATCGATAATTTGCTCGTTCGCTTCGCCCGCTGCTGCAATCCGGTGCCAGGCGATGCCATCATTGGCTACATTACACGCGGCCGTGGCGTGTCGGTGCATCGGATGGATTGCCAGAACATTCCGTTCGGCATGGACGGAGAAGAAGCTGATCGCGTCATTGAGGTGGAATGGGAGGAATCGGTCGAGGCCAATTACAGCGTCGATATTGAAATTACCGGCCATGACCGCAATGGTCTGCTCAATGAAGTGCTACAGGTCGTATCCGGCAGCAAAACGAATATTTCTGCAGTGACCGGCCGTTCCGTGAAAAATAAAATGGTCATGATTCATATGACCGTGCTGATTAAGAACGTTGAGCATCTCTCTTCTGTGGTGGAGAAGATTAAACGGGTACAGGATATTTATTCCGTCCAAAGGATTATGAATAACTGA
- a CDS encoding adenine phosphoribosyltransferase: MNFKDYIRVIPDFPQPGIRFKDITTLLKDGPAYRAAIEEMRKAVEHLKIDVVAGPEARGFVIGAPLALALGVGFAPIRKSGKLPGETIEASYDLEYGKDVLAMHKDSIQPGQRVLIADDLLATGGTIATSINLIRQLGGEIVGSAFLIELSYLTGREKLGEMDVVSLITY; the protein is encoded by the coding sequence ATTAATTTTAAAGATTACATTCGGGTCATTCCCGATTTCCCACAGCCAGGCATTCGTTTCAAGGACATTACTACGTTGCTGAAGGATGGCCCGGCATACCGAGCTGCCATTGAAGAAATGCGCAAAGCGGTTGAGCATTTGAAAATCGATGTCGTTGCAGGACCAGAAGCGCGCGGCTTCGTTATTGGCGCTCCGCTTGCCCTTGCACTCGGCGTAGGCTTTGCGCCTATTCGCAAAAGCGGCAAGCTGCCAGGCGAAACGATTGAAGCAAGCTATGACCTGGAGTATGGCAAAGATGTGCTCGCTATGCACAAGGACTCCATTCAGCCGGGGCAGCGCGTACTGATTGCCGATGATCTGCTTGCAACAGGCGGCACGATTGCAACTTCCATTAATTTGATTCGCCAGCTTGGCGGGGAAATTGTTGGTTCGGCCTTTCTTATCGAATTGTCTTATTTGACAGGCCGCGAGAAGCTTGGCGAAATGGACGTCGTTTCTCTCATTACTTACTAG
- the recJ gene encoding single-stranded-DNA-specific exonuclease RecJ — protein MIQAKTRWNLAPWDEQADAAAKELSTALSLSPLAAKLLVQRGYKEIAQAEQFLRGGSEHLHDPYLLKDMREAVARIREAASAGEKIRIYGDYDADGVSSTSLLVHVFRELGLHFDYYIPHRALEGYGLNKAALEKAAAEGIRLIVTVDTGISAYDEIAYAKELGLDVVVTDHHEPPARIPDACAVVNPKRHDCTYPFEGLAGVGVAFKLAQALLERPPMELTDIVCLGTIADLMPLTGENRILVKSGLERLRQTTNTGFLALAESTGIELPSVTSTTVAFGMAPRINAAGRLDHARRAVELLISDNYDEAILAATSLDMLNRERQRIVEGIVKEAEEQWAQKRTQAADAGEAEPAVIVLAGEGWNVGVIGIVASKLLERHYKPVIILGIDGESGMCKGSARSIDGYDLHAALTACDELLDHYGGHQAAAGMSLHRDQLAEFERKLGELALEWLSEQDWIPKTGIDLQCKVEEANLQTINELAQLEPFGAGNPSPRLLFQGAALADKRTMGKEAKHLKLTVKSGQAVLEAVGFSMGAIAERLLASSPVDLVGELSINEWNGQRKPQLHIHDLFSGGAYAKFPEREHFGQVYQLLRRMKQAPLEGLAKRLAEMSGWPQEMTEVMLRVFTELSFIRIEDGLAIVAEAPEKRELSTATAYQEAKSKAEQLQSPLVAATILV, from the coding sequence GTGATTCAAGCAAAAACACGTTGGAATCTAGCGCCTTGGGACGAGCAGGCAGACGCGGCGGCGAAAGAGCTTTCGACAGCTCTTAGCCTGTCGCCGCTTGCCGCCAAGCTTTTGGTGCAGCGCGGCTACAAGGAGATTGCACAGGCGGAGCAGTTTTTAAGAGGCGGCTCTGAGCATTTGCATGACCCGTATTTGCTGAAAGATATGAGGGAGGCTGTCGCCCGTATTCGGGAGGCGGCCTCAGCTGGCGAAAAGATACGTATTTATGGCGATTATGATGCCGACGGCGTATCCAGCACCTCGCTGCTCGTACATGTGTTTCGCGAGCTTGGCCTTCATTTTGATTATTATATTCCTCATCGGGCTCTAGAAGGTTATGGATTAAACAAGGCTGCACTGGAAAAGGCGGCCGCCGAGGGTATCCGCTTAATCGTAACGGTTGATACCGGCATTAGCGCCTACGATGAAATTGCCTACGCCAAGGAGCTTGGGCTTGATGTCGTTGTCACCGACCATCACGAACCGCCAGCACGTATTCCGGATGCCTGCGCCGTAGTTAATCCGAAGCGCCATGATTGCACTTATCCATTTGAAGGGCTGGCAGGCGTTGGTGTCGCATTCAAGCTGGCGCAAGCGCTGCTGGAACGCCCGCCTATGGAGCTGACAGACATTGTCTGTCTCGGAACGATTGCGGATTTAATGCCTTTAACTGGCGAAAATCGGATTTTAGTCAAAAGCGGGCTGGAACGGCTTCGCCAGACGACGAATACCGGATTTCTAGCGCTGGCTGAGTCGACGGGCATCGAGCTGCCCTCAGTTACTTCCACAACCGTCGCATTCGGCATGGCACCGCGCATTAATGCGGCTGGCAGGCTCGATCACGCACGGCGCGCTGTAGAGCTGCTCATAAGCGACAACTATGACGAGGCTATATTGGCAGCAACTTCGCTCGATATGCTCAACCGCGAGCGGCAGCGCATCGTGGAAGGCATCGTTAAGGAAGCGGAGGAGCAGTGGGCGCAGAAGAGGACGCAGGCTGCTGATGCGGGCGAGGCGGAGCCGGCGGTCATTGTACTGGCGGGAGAAGGCTGGAATGTTGGCGTTATCGGCATTGTGGCTTCCAAACTGCTGGAGCGCCATTACAAGCCTGTAATTATTCTCGGTATAGATGGGGAGAGCGGCATGTGCAAGGGCTCTGCGCGCTCCATTGACGGCTACGACCTGCATGCAGCACTTACCGCCTGCGATGAGCTGTTGGACCATTACGGCGGCCACCAGGCGGCGGCAGGCATGAGCCTGCATCGTGACCAGCTGGCTGAGTTTGAACGTAAGCTTGGCGAGCTTGCTTTGGAATGGCTCAGCGAGCAGGATTGGATTCCAAAAACGGGCATTGATCTGCAGTGCAAGGTTGAAGAAGCTAATTTGCAAACGATCAACGAGCTAGCGCAGCTGGAGCCGTTCGGGGCGGGAAATCCGTCGCCGCGCCTGCTCTTTCAGGGAGCAGCTCTTGCAGACAAGCGAACGATGGGCAAGGAAGCGAAGCATCTTAAGCTGACCGTGAAAAGCGGCCAAGCTGTACTGGAAGCGGTAGGCTTCAGCATGGGAGCTATTGCCGAACGGCTGCTGGCGAGCAGCCCTGTCGACTTGGTAGGCGAGCTGTCCATCAACGAATGGAACGGCCAGCGCAAGCCGCAGCTGCATATTCATGACCTGTTCAGCGGCGGCGCGTATGCAAAGTTCCCTGAGCGCGAGCATTTCGGTCAAGTGTATCAACTGCTGCGTAGAATGAAGCAGGCGCCGCTTGAAGGGCTTGCGAAGCGCCTGGCGGAGATGAGCGGCTGGCCGCAGGAAATGACCGAGGTTATGCTGCGCGTATTTACCGAGCTTTCGTTTATCCGCATCGAGGATGGTTTGGCGATCGTGGCAGAAGCGCCGGAGAAGCGGGAGTTAAGTACTGCGACTGCCTATCAGGAGGCAAAAAGTAAAGCAGAACAATTGCAATCTCCATTGGTTGCAGCTACAATATTGGTTTGA
- a CDS encoding cation diffusion facilitator family transporter — translation MNQRYTKAEPASWSGIWGNAALALLKGAAGWLSGSKALLADGCRSAAEAAAIFAEKVVSQRNESGSEAPYGSAAAIKHKETRKTETVMNVVLAAALLLIGLEIGISAVRDIAEGISKPPHWSALVVLAGCLLVKELVWKQREHGSSLYATLAVFIGAGAAWLGKLISLPVLYYFDSAAAIVISVIVMNGGYRIIVPSPHREEAAAEVYSENTEELMQLVQRVEGVVTVQSLHARERGHYVVAEAVISVNPRVTVLEGHEVAKRVKRLLLTRFTHLTDATIHVEPYDPGYPYKSNHDPNQEHMPTLLQ, via the coding sequence ATGAACCAACGATATACAAAAGCAGAGCCGGCCAGCTGGTCAGGAATTTGGGGTAATGCGGCGTTGGCGTTGTTGAAAGGGGCAGCAGGCTGGCTGTCCGGCAGCAAAGCATTGCTTGCGGACGGTTGCCGATCGGCAGCTGAAGCGGCGGCTATTTTTGCGGAAAAGGTCGTTTCGCAGCGTAATGAAAGTGGCAGCGAAGCCCCTTACGGCAGCGCTGCTGCCATAAAGCACAAGGAAACACGGAAGACAGAAACCGTCATGAATGTCGTTTTAGCGGCAGCCTTGCTCCTTATTGGCTTGGAAATTGGCATTTCGGCTGTTCGGGACATTGCGGAGGGCATTAGCAAGCCGCCCCATTGGAGTGCGCTTGTCGTTCTGGCTGGCTGCCTGCTCGTGAAGGAGCTCGTCTGGAAACAGAGGGAGCATGGCAGCAGCTTGTATGCGACACTTGCCGTGTTCATTGGTGCAGGAGCCGCGTGGCTGGGCAAGCTGATTTCGCTTCCGGTGCTTTATTATTTTGATTCGGCAGCTGCTATCGTCATTTCGGTTATCGTCATGAACGGCGGCTATCGCATTATTGTGCCTTCCCCTCATAGAGAGGAAGCTGCTGCAGAAGTATACAGCGAAAATACCGAGGAGCTCATGCAGCTCGTTCAACGAGTGGAAGGCGTCGTTACCGTACAGTCGCTGCACGCTCGCGAGCGGGGCCACTACGTCGTTGCGGAGGCGGTTATTAGCGTTAATCCGCGCGTGACTGTGCTTGAAGGGCATGAAGTGGCGAAAAGGGTGAAACGGCTGCTGTTGACACGCTTTACCCACCTAACGGACGCAACGATTCATGTCGAGCCTTATGACCCAGGTTATCCTTATAAATCCAATCACGATCCGAATCAGGAACATATGCCTACGCTGCTTCAATAG
- the secF gene encoding protein translocase subunit SecF has translation MNFKTTVHFDFIKHSKKFFMASIILTVIGIISLFLFNLNYGVDFKAGTNMDIVVGKALTQADAKEVLATAGITNVTPTVGGTNGDRVSARFDEVLEQAKVTEIQNAFKAKFGDQVSAEVSVVSPDMARELGFKTIYAVIIASIAIMIYVMIRFEWRFALAANIAILYDAFVVVAVFSIFRLEVDLPFIAAVLTTIGYSINDKIVIFDRIRENLRFGKLKTHDQLAEMVNQSLWQTMARNIYTVLAVLVIAVCLFLFGSESIKLFALAKIIGLTSGAYSSICIASPLWLLLKSKQKPKAKQPAKTAV, from the coding sequence GTGAACTTTAAAACAACGGTGCATTTTGATTTTATTAAGCATAGCAAAAAGTTTTTCATGGCTTCCATTATTTTAACCGTTATAGGGATTATTTCGCTTTTCCTCTTCAACCTGAACTATGGCGTCGATTTTAAAGCAGGTACGAATATGGATATCGTAGTCGGCAAAGCTCTTACCCAGGCGGATGCGAAGGAAGTTTTGGCCACAGCCGGCATTACGAACGTCACGCCGACGGTTGGCGGCACGAACGGCGATCGCGTTTCTGCCCGTTTTGACGAAGTATTGGAGCAAGCGAAAGTAACAGAAATTCAAAATGCGTTTAAAGCCAAATTTGGCGATCAAGTATCGGCAGAGGTCAGCGTTGTATCCCCGGATATGGCGCGCGAGCTTGGCTTCAAGACGATTTATGCGGTTATCATTGCGAGTATCGCGATTATGATTTATGTGATGATCCGTTTCGAATGGCGCTTTGCGCTAGCAGCGAACATTGCGATTTTGTATGACGCTTTTGTCGTTGTCGCTGTGTTTTCCATTTTCCGTCTGGAAGTCGATCTGCCGTTTATTGCCGCAGTATTGACGACAATCGGTTATTCGATTAATGATAAAATCGTTATTTTCGACCGAATTCGTGAAAATCTTCGTTTTGGCAAGCTGAAAACGCATGATCAGCTCGCAGAAATGGTCAATCAGAGCCTTTGGCAAACGATGGCGCGTAACATTTATACGGTTCTGGCCGTTCTCGTTATCGCGGTTTGTTTATTCCTTTTCGGAAGCGAGTCGATCAAGCTGTTCGCCTTGGCGAAAATTATCGGTCTGACAAGCGGCGCATACTCGTCGATCTGTATTGCGAGCCCGCTCTGGCTTCTTCTTAAAAGCAAACAAAAGCCTAAAGCAAAGCAGCCTGCCAAGACTGCGGTCTAA
- the secD gene encoding protein translocase subunit SecD, producing the protein MNGKRLFAFLGIVVIMFGVIAWTSPSLVNGIRLGLDLKGGFEVLYEAEPLTAGDKVTPTLLKDTAKSLEARADKIGISEPEITTEGTNRIRVKLAGVTNEDEVRDIIKKPVNLTFKAPDGTVELQGDDFVQNAATVEYDSLNNPVVSIKLKDAKKFEDVTRRLTGKTLAIYLDDEMLSNPNVNQPISGGSAQISGNFTLDEANNLKDTINLGALPLKLTEKYTQSVGAKLGQQSLEDTVRAGIIGSAIILVFLIILFRIPGVVAGITVITFTWLLVLVFEMLNVTLTLPGIAAFVLGIGMAVDANIIMYERIKEEIRSGKSLLSSLKAGSKNSFRTIMDANITNMISCGVLYYIGNGAIRGFALTMILSILVSIVTNIFFSRLLIHLLIRSNLFTKPSYFGVKEADIREL; encoded by the coding sequence ATGAACGGGAAAAGATTATTTGCCTTCCTTGGGATCGTTGTCATCATGTTTGGCGTGATCGCTTGGACGAGCCCATCGCTTGTAAACGGCATTCGGCTAGGCCTTGATTTGAAGGGCGGATTCGAGGTGCTTTATGAGGCAGAACCGCTTACGGCCGGCGATAAAGTAACGCCTACTTTGCTGAAGGATACGGCGAAAAGCCTTGAGGCTCGTGCCGACAAGATCGGCATTTCCGAGCCGGAGATTACGACTGAAGGAACAAACCGCATTCGCGTCAAGCTTGCGGGCGTTACGAATGAGGATGAAGTAAGGGACATCATCAAGAAGCCGGTTAATTTGACGTTTAAAGCGCCAGATGGCACGGTTGAGCTTCAAGGTGATGATTTTGTGCAAAATGCAGCTACGGTCGAATATGATTCGCTGAATAATCCGGTCGTTTCGATTAAGCTGAAGGATGCGAAGAAATTTGAGGATGTGACAAGAAGACTGACTGGCAAGACGCTTGCGATTTATCTCGACGATGAAATGCTGTCGAATCCGAACGTCAACCAGCCCATCAGCGGCGGAAGCGCGCAAATTAGCGGCAACTTCACGCTTGATGAAGCAAATAACTTGAAAGACACGATTAATTTGGGCGCACTTCCGCTTAAGCTGACCGAGAAATACACGCAAAGCGTGGGCGCAAAACTTGGACAGCAGTCGCTAGAAGACACCGTTCGCGCTGGCATTATTGGCTCGGCGATTATTTTGGTGTTCCTGATTATTTTGTTCCGTATTCCGGGCGTTGTAGCAGGTATTACGGTCATTACATTTACTTGGTTGCTGGTTCTCGTATTCGAGATGCTGAATGTTACGTTGACGCTGCCGGGCATTGCCGCATTTGTACTTGGTATCGGGATGGCGGTTGATGCGAATATCATTATGTACGAACGGATTAAAGAGGAAATCCGCAGCGGCAAAAGCCTGCTTTCCTCGCTTAAAGCCGGTTCCAAAAACTCGTTCCGTACGATTATGGATGCGAACATTACAAACATGATTTCCTGCGGCGTGCTTTATTACATCGGAAACGGTGCAATCAGAGGTTTTGCACTGACGATGATTTTGAGTATTCTGGTCAGTATCGTTACAAACATCTTCTTCTCCCGCCTGCTGATTCATTTGCTGATTCGCAGCAACCTATTTACTAAACCTAGCTATTTCGGCGTGAAGGAGGCGGACATCCGTGAACTTTAA
- a CDS encoding post-transcriptional regulator, whose product MEEQDLAQVIEQLCNSKAEEFQLIGYEHASGKDIWACVSAGYKKSGQPELHKLVNDILSLKVTSFMNFLTISAYRGTHF is encoded by the coding sequence ATGGAAGAACAGGACCTGGCTCAGGTAATTGAACAGCTGTGCAACAGCAAGGCAGAGGAGTTTCAGCTTATTGGCTATGAACATGCAAGCGGCAAAGACATTTGGGCATGCGTAAGCGCGGGTTATAAAAAGAGCGGGCAGCCGGAGCTGCACAAGCTGGTCAACGACATTTTATCGCTGAAGGTGACGAGCTTTATGAACTTTTTGACGATTAGCGCTTACCGGGGAACCCATTTCTAA
- the spoVB gene encoding stage V sporulation protein B: MTKQTFIKGAMILLAAGVINRILGFVPRIALPRIIGAEGVGLYQLSYPFLAVMLTIITGGIPLAVAKWIAEAQSNGDEARVRHIFRSALLLTIFLAITLTSLLLLFSPWITAHLLPDKRVQRTFLFMTPMLLIVGISSVFRGYFQGKQNMIPSAASQIVETVLRIIFSLGFAMLLMPKGLEWAAAGAMLGVVVGEIGGLAVLLWKYASEKKAPAQLAEASMPSTAADKGPIMGKLLSLSIPVTASRLVGSLSYLLESIFTARSLATAGIATGIATAQYGALQGMVIPLILLPTALTYSLASSLIPSLSEAASRGDMATIHKRLHQSMRLALVAGAPFVVILGLFAEPICRMLYNHSEIAPMLQLLAPVGLFIYLQAPLQATLQALDKPGKALMNTFIGAAIKLVLIIYLASKPEFGIYGALIAINLNIVLVTALHGISVLKLIGFRMKLRDFMKVISAMVVMGAAARFVMNREPLAAEWVNLLVACACGAIVYLALMVWTNIIDRHDLTRLPKIGHWFSRT; encoded by the coding sequence ATGACCAAGCAAACGTTTATAAAAGGGGCCATGATTTTACTTGCAGCAGGCGTCATCAATCGAATTCTCGGCTTCGTCCCGCGCATTGCGCTGCCGCGCATTATAGGCGCCGAAGGCGTGGGGCTGTATCAGCTGAGCTATCCATTTTTGGCCGTTATGCTGACAATAATTACCGGCGGCATTCCGCTCGCCGTTGCCAAGTGGATTGCCGAAGCCCAGTCAAACGGAGATGAGGCAAGGGTTCGCCATATTTTCCGCAGCGCTCTGCTGCTTACGATCTTTCTTGCCATTACGCTGACCAGCCTGCTGCTGCTGTTCTCGCCTTGGATTACTGCGCATTTGCTGCCGGACAAGCGTGTGCAGCGCACATTTCTGTTCATGACGCCGATGCTGCTGATCGTCGGCATCTCATCTGTATTTCGCGGCTACTTCCAGGGCAAGCAAAATATGATTCCTTCCGCCGCTTCCCAAATTGTGGAGACGGTGCTGCGAATTATTTTCTCGCTTGGCTTTGCGATGCTTCTCATGCCCAAAGGGCTGGAATGGGCAGCGGCTGGCGCCATGCTTGGCGTCGTGGTCGGAGAAATTGGCGGCCTAGCCGTCCTGCTGTGGAAATATGCGAGCGAAAAAAAGGCTCCCGCTCAATTGGCCGAGGCAAGCATGCCCTCAACAGCTGCTGATAAGGGACCCATTATGGGCAAGCTGCTTAGCCTGTCCATACCGGTTACAGCCAGCCGCCTTGTCGGCTCGCTCTCCTATTTGCTCGAATCCATTTTCACAGCTCGCAGTCTTGCTACGGCAGGCATTGCTACAGGCATTGCTACGGCGCAGTACGGAGCGCTGCAAGGAATGGTCATCCCGCTCATCCTGCTGCCAACCGCTTTGACCTATTCCCTCGCCTCCTCGCTAATTCCGTCGCTTTCTGAGGCTGCCTCACGCGGCGATATGGCTACGATTCATAAGCGCTTGCACCAATCGATGAGGCTGGCCCTAGTCGCCGGAGCGCCTTTCGTTGTCATTCTCGGCCTATTCGCCGAGCCGATCTGCCGGATGCTGTACAACCACAGCGAAATTGCTCCTATGCTGCAGCTGCTTGCCCCTGTCGGCCTTTTTATTTATTTGCAGGCTCCCCTGCAAGCGACACTTCAGGCGCTGGATAAACCGGGAAAGGCGCTTATGAACACGTTTATTGGAGCGGCTATTAAGCTGGTCTTAATTATTTATCTCGCCTCCAAGCCCGAATTCGGCATATACGGCGCTTTGATTGCGATTAATTTGAATATTGTGCTAGTCACTGCGCTGCATGGCATTAGCGTTCTCAAGCTAATCGGCTTCCGCATGAAGCTGCGCGATTTTATGAAGGTCATCTCTGCTATGGTAGTGATGGGCGCAGCCGCTCGCTTCGTCATGAACCGTGAGCCGCTCGCTGCGGAATGGGTGAATTTGCTCGTTGCCTGTGCATGCGGGGCTATTGTATATTTGGCGCTAATGGTGTGGACGAATATTATTGACCGGCATGACCTCACCCGCTTGCCTAAAATCGGCCATTGGTTTTCACGAACCTAG
- a CDS encoding DUF421 domain-containing protein, with amino-acid sequence MEFLTLVLRTVLIYFIVFLIMRFMGKREIGKLSVFDLVISVMIAEIAVIVIEDLDRTMWEGIVPMVILMLVQVGMAFVALKNRKLRQLFDGKPSVIMAKGKLNRDVMRKQRYNLDDFMLQLRENQITRISDVEFAILETSGKLSVIPKSTEGSPEEIAEERLNVEEQLGRGGDEQQQQAEEGSRAELDSELAGKLSMQHNAKVIPPKYRFEILPIPLIMDGKVQDENLEKLEKTRFWLKNILQDEGVTDFKEVFLCTIDHKGKLFLDKTKKPRK; translated from the coding sequence TTGGAATTTTTGACCCTTGTGCTGCGTACCGTATTGATTTATTTCATCGTATTTCTCATCATGCGGTTTATGGGAAAACGGGAAATCGGCAAGCTGTCGGTTTTTGACCTCGTTATCTCGGTTATGATTGCCGAAATAGCTGTGATCGTTATAGAGGATTTGGATCGAACGATGTGGGAAGGCATTGTGCCGATGGTTATATTAATGCTGGTGCAGGTGGGAATGGCTTTTGTGGCGCTGAAAAATCGCAAGCTGCGCCAGCTATTTGACGGGAAGCCAAGCGTTATTATGGCGAAGGGCAAGCTGAATCGCGATGTCATGCGCAAGCAGCGCTATAATCTCGATGATTTTATGCTCCAGCTTAGAGAAAATCAAATTACAAGAATCTCGGATGTGGAATTTGCGATTTTGGAAACGAGCGGCAAGCTGTCGGTCATTCCTAAAAGTACGGAAGGGTCCCCGGAAGAGATAGCGGAAGAGCGTTTGAATGTGGAGGAACAACTGGGCAGGGGCGGAGACGAGCAGCAGCAGCAGGCGGAAGAAGGCAGTAGGGCTGAGCTTGATTCGGAATTGGCGGGCAAGCTGTCTATGCAGCATAATGCTAAAGTCATTCCGCCAAAATATCGTTTTGAGATTTTGCCTATTCCGCTCATTATGGATGGCAAAGTACAGGATGAAAATTTGGAGAAGCTGGAGAAAACCCGTTTTTGGCTGAAAAATATCCTTCAGGATGAAGGGGTAACCGACTTTAAGGAAGTATTCCTTTGTACAATAGACCATAAAGGCAAGCTGTTTTTGGATAAAACGAAAAAGCCGCGAAAGTAG